The genomic region TAATTACTTACTCCATAACTTACGTTATGAAGATTTTTTTTCTTTTGACGGCTCGTCTTTTATCTCGAGCCCCGAAGCTTCCCTCTCTCTCGACTTGCGTCGATTGAGTCAAAGCCTCTAAGGACCCGCACTCTGTTTCTGCTCTCTTCTCTTGTCAAATAACTTTACCAGTTATGCTGGGTTGTTAGACTGATTTCTCAGTTTTGCTTCCCGCTGGTAAGGGATGTAGCTACAGAAACCATGATCACTTGTCAAACTTTTCTGAAAAGTTTTTTTAAATAAAATATTATTTTGTATTTTCAAATACTTAAAACTGCCTCATTGCGAAGCTTTGAAAAAAGCGAATCTCGTTATATCCTCCCCACTGGTCTTGAATGTGTTAATTTATAAGGACTTTTTATGTATATTGGTTTGATTGGAGCGACTGGTCGACTTGGAACACTCACTGCAGAGATACTCGATCAAGAAAAAGCTTCCTATGTTAAGATTTCCCGAAATATGTTGGCAACCGTTGAAAATTTCAGATCTTTATTGTCTGATCTTCCTACTGATATGCTCTTACTCGACCTGAGCCTTCCTGCTGGAACATTAAATTTATGTAATATAATTAATATTTTAGACACAAAGTCTCTTGAAAAGTTGTGTGCGCTCGTAATTGGAACAACGGGGCACAACGTCATAGAGAAAGAAGCTATTCAAAAGTGCTCTACAAAGCTTCCTATTTGCATGGTCTCAAATTTCTCAAAGGGAATATTCTTATTTGAGCAGCTCTTAAAAGCAAAAACCACATCAGGCCTTAATGTAAGCGAACTTGCTCGAAGACTTGGCTTCGATCTCTCAATTCATGAGATTCATCATACACAAAAGAAAGATGCTCCCAGTGGAACAGCTATAACCTTAGCAGATGCCTCATCTGTGAATCATGAAAGAATATCTTCTTCGCGGGTTGGAAAAGTCGTCGGTGAACATAGTCTTATATTAAGCCACAATAGTGAAAGTTTGCAAATTACGCACACAGCTCATTCACGAAGACTCTTTGCAGAGGGAGCTATTGAACTTTGTAAAAATATATATAAAAATCGACCCAAGCCAGGTCTATTGCGCACAGAAGATTTTTTTATTTAATTGACTTGAACTTTAGAAGTCATTGCATAAAAATTTAAGCTAAACTATATCTTCGCTGGGATTATCCCAAATGACTAGATACAACAAATGCTGTCTTTTAATAAAGCAATTTGTAAATCTTACACTCTCACTCAATTAAGTTGTGGTTGGTATATGGAAACATTAGTACTCATATTTAGAATTTTATTCATCGTTATTGCATCTCTTACAAGTATAATTTATATCCTATTACAGCTCTATCAAAAATTACCAAAAGTTAAATTCGAATTAGCCATAGCAGATTACATTGTTTATTCGATAGTAAGTGTTATTTTTGGTTTTGGTACCGACTCTTATTTTGGACTTTTGGCCTTTATTCCTTTATTAATTGCAAAAATTGCTGCAAAGAGTTTGATTGTGCCAAATAGAATCAGTGGTTCTGGTTTATGGATTGAACTTGATTGGAAAAAACTAACTCCAAAAGGTTTTGATCGCAATGTTTCCAAACAAATACTCGATGAAATAAATAAAATGCTAAGTAGCACTCCTAATGATACACATTTTATTATTCCACGCATTTATGCACGAGTTGCTATAGCTTTTATGATGCGTAAAATGAAAAAAGATAATCAAAAATTGCCTGCAGGGTTAACGGCTCAACAAAAAGATATGGGCATGAATCAGTTTACAACATTAGCACAAAGCATATTATCCCTTGAAGTGGGGAAGAGCGAAAAGAAAGATCTTCATATTGGTATACTTAGGATCACTCGACTCTAATTAGGATATATCTGGCAAATCAAAAAACCATTTCTCTTGCCCCTCTTCTTTCTCAAATCCAGCAATCAAAACTGAAGGAATAACGTCATTTTCAGATGAAATTGAAAGTATTTTTTCAAATTCAGCGTATTTATTTGCTGGTATATGGTTTTTAATCCACCCAAGCAAAGCATTAACAGATGTGCCAATAAGTATAATAGGTGGATTTATTTCATTGTTTAGAAGGTTGCTCAGATCCATAAGGGCATCATTTAAGGTGCCAATTTCTGGTTGTAAACCCGCATGTCTATCTAACCTTTTATCAACACAAACAGGCAAAGCCATTCTATTAGCAAGAATCTCAGATGTTTTGAGGCTTCGCATATCATTTCCTGCCAAAAGCAAAAGCTGAGGGCACAAACCAACTGAAGCTTGAATTGCGTTGGGAAGTGAAGTGGGATCTTTAAAAGATTTCCACATATTATCTTCATTTAAAGATTTTGTTCTTGCTTCTATGTTGGATAAAAGATCTAGATGCAAGCTATCCTTTAAAAATGTGAATATTGATTCCGAGAGAGCTTCAGCACCTTGCTCACCTGTACGACTCAAATATTGGGGAGCTCCGGCTTCACCCTGGGTAAAAAATAAAAACAGTGATTTCATATAACCCTTCCTGAAATTCAATTGCCGCAAATAACCATTAGGATTTAACTCTCGCCACAGTCAAGCCCATGTAGTATGTTAGTGTTGGAAATCACAATACCTTCTATAAGTTGGATTATTGTGCAAAATAAATATAATTTCGCAATAATATGTTTGAGGTTCATTTATGAATAAAAAAATTGAGTTTGAAAACCATTTTTCAGCTCGTGTTCTCGAAATATTCTTTCCAGAAGGATACCATATACATTCAGAGGAAGATATTTCAAATTTAAAAAACGCGTGGGTTGCAAATTTAAAATCATGGCATTCTCCCTATACATGTTTATTTGATCTTAGAGATTTTCATATATCTCAAGAACAAATCCCTGCTTTTGAAAACATGCTTAAATTTTTTAAAAATTTTTTTATGCGAAAAATAATTGGATTTTATGATGATGAATCTAAAAAACCAAATCTCAAAATAGAAATTATATTTAGTTACGACGAAGCTATTAAACACACAGGATTAGCACGAGGCAGAGGTGTTCAAAAAATTAAAGGAGATTTACGTAGCGCAATTCAAATTGATAATGATTTTAATGCACACGTGATGGAAATAAATTTTGCTGAAAATGTTGATTTTATCTCAGCAGCAGATGTTCAAATATTAAAAGCAAAATTACAAAATATTCTCATGATGTGGCATACACCGTATAGTGTTATGTTTAATTGTGTCAACTGCACTTTTAGTCAAGAAGCGTATAGAGAATTTACAAAAGTAGAACGATTCTTAAGAGGATTTTTTTGTAAGTCAATTATCGGCTACGCCCCAAAAGCTGAAAAAGAATCTTACCCATTTATCACGTTCCGTTCTCGCCATCTTGCCGCAGCGTCACTTGAAAACAGTGGGATTGAATCCGGTGAAGTGGCAAACTGTTCGACACGTAAAATTGGCACATAAATTTCTGTAAAACAGGTTAAACTGAGAGCATCCTAGTTTTGCTTAAGCAAGGAGCTCAAATTATATGAACGATAATTTATCTGAAAATGAAATTCTTCGTGCTTTCGTAACAAATTCAAAACAGAAGATCCAGGAACTCAATGGAGTTGCTACCATTTTAATGAAAGAAGGACCAAAACCTGAATTTTTTGATGCAATATATCGAGCGAGTTCTGCAATTAAAAATTTTGCTGCAACCTGTAATCAAAATCAAATAGTTTATTATATTGTAAGTGTAATCGATGTTCAATTTAATCAATTACGTTTAGAACGAAAAGAAATTACTGAGACAGTTAAACATGAAATAAAAGAAAATATTCAAACATTAAAAGATATGATTTTAAAACTATCAAATGATACTTCAACTAAAGAAACAGATGATGACAGCTATACAGATATTAGTGAAAATCACCTTGGCATGTATGTTGCAATTGGTCAATTGAGTGTCTGGAGTTTTCACGACATGATGAATGCTTTTGCAAAAATACATGGATATACAGAACTTTTAGATGACATTGTTCAGCATATCCCAAAAACATTTTCACAAGTTCATAGTGAACTGCATGTTGTTAAAGAAAAGCTTATCTCAAATACCGAATATATGACAGGAATAGTTAATCGTATTCGCTCTTTACGTGGTAAAACAAAACTTATTATGAAAGAGCATAATATTCGAAGCATTGTGCAAAAAATTCAAGATTTAACTCAACAACCTCGTAAAACTTTGCAATGGTCTACCTTACAAATTCCAAGCGTGAATGTACAAGTGGACTATATTATTTTTGAGCAGATGTGGGTTCATCTTTGGCGGCTTCTCACGGAATGGCAGATCCCTGGAAAAAGTGTACAATCCTTGTGTCTAGGAAAAATTGAAAAAAATAAATTTCCGGGCAATCCAAAATTTAAAAACCAACTGAATTTATATATTTGGTTAGAATCTAATGATATATCTAAAGTAAATCCTGAAGAAATAAAATACAATGATAAAACAGAGCATTCAGATATAGCAAATATCTTTTTGTACACAGCAAAAACAGCCGAACGTATTCAATGCGAAGTCTTATATGGTAAAACTTCAGATGGTGTTCCTATATTTAGAGTTTCTCTTTCATGCGATGATATTTTGCATGCAGTCTCTGAAACAACTGGAAACGCTGTTCCTCAACCACTACATGCAACCGAAGAAAATAAAAATTTAGTTCCATTAAAATATGTTCTTATTGTTGATGATGAAAAAGATCTTCGTTCAATATTAAGTTTGAAGATAAGTAAACTAGGCTATGGCGTTTGCGCAGCTTCCACAATTCAAGAAGCTCGTGAATTAACTAAACAAAAAGATATAAAACTTATTCTATCCGATTTATATTTAAATAATGAAAGCGGAATTGAATTAATGAAAGAATTTAAGCAAAGTTTTCCATCGACACCATTTATTTTTATTACGGGTGCAGATGCAGATGATATACCAAACTCTATCATGGAAATTATGACAAAATATTCTTCAGGATTCTTAGCAAAGCCAATTTCTAATCAAACTTTAAAGGACATGCTTGATAAAAATTTACCACTCATCTAAGAAGTAAACGGTATTGTATGGAAAGGAATTAAAATGTTTTTTAAAAAAAAATCCCCGCAAAGAAAATCAATATCTATACTTAGCCTATCTTTTTCTTTGTTTATGACTCAAGAAATTTATGCAACATCCCTCGATTATCAATTTACGGCACAACCATCTCAAAGTGACTATGACAATATTGTACGCCCTATTGTAAATTCCACCCGTTTTCAATTCATGTCTTTTCCTGGAGCATCGGCAGGTAGAATAATTCCACTCTCAATCTCTGTTGGAGCAGGAGCAACATATTTTGATGTTTCGAGTTCAACCAAAACGTCTTTAAGTAACTACACAAATGGCAGCGCTAATTTTCCAACATCCATCGTTTATCCTCGTATTATAGCTCAATTAGGTATACCATTTGGCTTGGATGTAGCGTTGAACTATGCACAAATACCAAATAGTAATATTGAATTATCTGGGGTCGCATTACAATATGCATTCAAGCCAAAACTATTACCACTATCGTTTGCTTTGCGAGCAGGATATACGCAAATAGCAAATTATGCACCGTTTACAGCTTCTTCTACAAATGCAGAATTATTAATTGGTTTAGCTGTTCCATTTTTGAAACCATATTTGGGTGCAGGAGCAAATTGGTCAAACGCAAGTACAAATGCAGATTTCACAAGCAATGGTGTTACAGTTCATGTTTCACAAAGTTCAGCTTGGACAGAATTTTATGGAATGGGCGGCCTTCATGTTTCCTTAATTCCGTTTATTGGAATTGATTTTAATGCACAAATTTCCAGTTCACAAACAATTTATAATGCAAAACTTTCATTAGATATTTAATCTCGCAAATTCCTCATTAAAAAAGTCAATCCAAATAAATATAAGGCATTTCTTGCCGCATTAACTATTTAACTGATGCTCCGATCAAATATGAAGCAATAAAAGAGCCCCAGCAAAGGAATCTTTTATTCCAAAGAAACAAGAAGTTTCTTTGTATATGCCAGGAGGCAATTATTATGATCTTTTTTACTTTACAAAAAAAGTTGCGTGAACTTGTGACTTCAAATTGCACTTTATTGTGGCTTGAAGGAGCGAAGCATGAAAGAGTTCTGAAAATTAAATTAACAGGAAACAAGGTAATTTTAAACTTAGCAAACGAAACAACACGCGTAATAGCTTTCGAGCGCTATGCGTGTACTTCAGTCGGATTACAATTTTGGTTTCAAGGAAAAGCTGGAGTTTTATATAAATGGGAACAAGTGCCAAAATCAGGCGGATTTGACAGCATACAAAAGGAACAAAATTTACCGGATGATGAACCTCCACCGCCCAATGTTGCAGCTTAAGTAAAGAAGATATATTAATTTTCGGGGTTTTTATGAGGTTAACTGCAAAAATACTTTCATGGATACTAGGTTCAACATTAGTAGTCATGCTTACTTTTGCAAGTTTAGCTATTTATATGCTTGAAAAAAATTTGAGAGCAGAAGCATTAAATTCACACAAACTTATTTATACATTATTCGTTCCTTCAGTTACCCGTTACTTATGGGAATTTGATATATCAGGAATCAGAGAAACTCTTTCAAATATTATCGAAAATAATTATGCTTATAAAATATATATATTTGATTCCGATTCATCTCTTGTCACATATTTAGGAAAGGATCCTAAAAGCGAGAAAATATCTAATAATTATGATAAAAACAAAGAAAACGAAATAAAAGAAATCATCACGCCAGAGAAAAAGAAAAAGTTGGAAAATAAGCTTTTAAAAAGTGAAGAAAGCTTTTTATACCAAGACAATCTCCCAAATGAAACATCGAGAATTATCGGCAGTATGATTCACCGAAAAAAAGCCAATGCGGAACCAACTGTTATCGGTTATTTTGTGTTAGATTATTCCACTTCAAATATTGCAAATGCAATTCGTGCCATGATCCGCAATGTCGTATTTCTTGCATTAGCAATTACAGTTATGATCGTGTTTTCTATAGGACTTCTGTTAAGAAAAACTTTAATCAATTCCATTTTAAGACTCAGTCAAGCAAGTTTAAATATCTCTCGCGGAAAATTTATAAAAATTCCGGAAAGACTTGGCAGTCGAGATGAGATGAAAGATCTTGTCAAAAACTTTAATATAATGAGCTCACAAATCGAGGAAAATCAAGATAACCTCAAAAATTTAGCGGAAGAAGGTATGAAAGTTTCCAGTACCTTTTCTATTGAAGATCTAGGAAAACAGTTATCAGAATCTCTAGAAAAAATAGCAAAGAGAAAATTAAATACTGAGTTTTATGTTATACATTATTTATTACAATTTACATCGACAGAAGGTTTTCATGAAATATTAAAAGCCGATGAAACAGGTGAGGATAATTTTTTAGCGTTAGATAATATTGAAGATGAACCTCTGGGAAGAAAAAGATTCTATATCAAAGACAATGGAACAGGAGAAGTCAGTGCAATAATTCAAATTGATGATATTCGCCAGATCTATCAATTCTCCTACAATGCAGCAGAATCAGTTTACAGTGCGATCAGAGCTCTCCAGATCAGTGTATCAAATGCGCTTGATAATATCCGATTTATTAAAGAGCAAAAGGAACAACAAAGACTCATTGGTGAGCAAGAAACAGCTCGGCTTGTACAAAATAATCTTATGCCTAAGTCAGATTTTAGAGTGATAGGTGATTTTGAATTGGCAAATCACTTTGAAGCTGCAGACAAATGCGCAGGAGATTGGTGGAATTATTATACTTTAACGAATGATAGGTTGTTACTTTTGTTAGGAGATGTGACTGGTCACGGCACAGCGAGTGCTCTCTTAACGGCAGTTGTAAAAGGGTATTGTGATTCCATTCATACACAACCATTTATAACAACCAAAGCAATCTTATCTCAACTCGACGCAGTCGTACGCAATAGTGGAGACGGCAATAAAGTCATGACCATGTTTGCAGCAGTCCTAGATCCTATCAATAAAACTATTGAGTTTTCAAATGCAGCTCATAATTTCCCCATAACAATTAAAAAGAAACAAGGAAAAAATACTTTGTCGAAACTCATTGCTCAAGGCAAACCACTCGGCTTTGATATGACACCGACAGCTGAACTGTCATCTCAGAATTATGAGCAAAGAAATGTAGTACTTGAAAACGGTGATGCATTGATTATATATTCGGATGGATTAATTGAAGCTCTGAATAATTCTGGCGAAGAATTTAGTGAAAAAAGATTAAAAATGATCATTCTGAATAAAGCAGAAAGTAGTGTAACAGAAATAAAAAATGAAATCATAAAAGAATTCAGAGATTTCACTTTTCCAAATAAACTTATGGATGATGTTACCTTTATAGTTTGCCGCTTTAAAAAAATAGAAGATGCTTAAACTATTTTGGTAAACAACTCAATCTTTCTTCAATCTCAATCCACTCTTCTTCAGATTTAATTAATAAAGATTTAAGATTTTCATGCTGTTTATTTAAGTCTGTAAGACGTTTATAATCATTATGATCTACGCTTTCCATTTCGTTTGAAATATTCTTAATCTTTCCGCTTATTTCAAGAATATCTGCATCAATTTTTTCCTTTATCTTTTCAAGCTTTAATTTTTCTTTTTTGTATTCTTGCTGCTGTTCTCTTGAATTATCCGAAGAGTTTGCTTGAATAGGTTTTGTATATTCATCAGAAATTTTTGCAACTTCTAAGCTTTTATCAGGACTCAAAATATCAGGAAAACCTGACAAAGGAGCTAATCTTTCATAATCTTCAAGTTTTCCTTCGAATAAGGCAAAACGCCCATCATTGGTCATAGCAAAAACATGTGTGCATATCGAGTCGATAAAATTTCTATCATGACTAACGAAAAGCACAGTTCCTTCATAATCATCAATTGCCTGCGCTAAAATTTCTGCACTGGACATATCTAAGTGGTTTGTAGGTTCATCTAATAATAAAAAGTTTGCTTCCTGCAGTAAAAGACATGCTAGTCCCACTCGACTTTTTTCACCACCCGATAAAACTTTTACAGGTTTGAACACATCATCACGCCTGAACAAAAAACTTCCCAAAAGACTGCGGGCACGTCTTTCTGAGACATGGGCAGAGCTTCTCATAACATTTTCTAAAATTGTTAATTTTTCATCAAGAACATCTAACTGATCTTGGGCAAAAAACGCTAAAGAAACATTGTGTCCCAATTCAAAACTACCATCATATGGTCGAATATTTTCAGAAATTGTTTTTAATAAAGTTGATTTTCCGATACCATTTGGCCCTATTATTGCAATTTTCTGCCCTCTTGTTACTTTTAAATGAATATCTTTTGAAAGTACTTTATCATAGCCGATGCTAAGCTTTTCAATTGTTAATACTTCCTTACCACTTGCAATGGTTTTAGGTAATGAAAAAGAAATTTCATCCGCAGCATTATCTAAATCAAATGTTCCCTCAAGTTCTTTCATACGTGCGAGCATTTTCACACGGCTTTGGGCTTGCTTTGCTTTTGAAGCTTTTGCTTTAAATCGATCAACAAAGCGTTGAACTTCTTCCATTCTTTTTTTCAAGCGATCAGCTTGAGCTGCTTCTAATTCAAGTCGATGTTCCCGTTGTTCTAAAAAAGAATCAAAATTACCTTTATATGGTGTTAATTTACCATTATTAAGATGCAACGTAACAGTGGACAAACGATTTAACAGTGCTCGATCGTGGGAAACAAACAATAACGTTCCCTGAAAGCTCTGTAAAAATTTCTCCACCCAGATGAGACTTGGTAAATCGAGGTGGTTGGTCGGTTCGTCAAGTACTAAAAAATCAGGATCATTTAAGAAAACACGGGCCAACTCAAGACGCATTCTCCAACCACCCGAAAGTTCTTTTGGGTTTTTACTAAAAAGAAAATCCTGAAAGCCAAGACCTAATAAAATACCTTTCGCACGAGCTTCGAGTGCATATCCACCCGCCTCACGAAAATCATTTTCTATTTTCTCATATTTTTTATGAACTTCTTCACTATAATTTTCTTCCATTTGTTCAAGAATATGATCGAGCTGTTTTTTAAGCTCCCGCAATTTAATTGCACCATTAACACACTCTTCAAGAAGTGTTGCCTTTGGATGTGCGTTCGGTTCCTGAGGTAAATAACCTAGATTTACCTTTGCAGGTTTTAATATTTGTCCACTGTCCGCTTCATCAATTCCGCAAATAATATTTAATAATGTTGATTTTCCAGCACCATTGGGCCCAACCAACGCCACTCTTTCCGCTTCTGGAAAATGATAGGTTGTGTTTTGAAATAAGGTTTTTGCAGCATAACCTTTCGTTAAGTTCTCGATCCGAATCATGAATTAATTTCCATTTCTTTCTGATTTCAACCACTTTTTTCAATCCATTTTAAGAGATCGGATATAGCTTGTGATCGACATTGTTCTGTTTCATTAAAAATCTCATGCCCCGCCCCTTCAATGACTTTGAATGAACTGTCATTATGAGAAAAATAGGGTACGCATTTTTTTGTCACTTCAATTTTTACGAGTTTGTCATCCGAAGCGGCAATAACTGTGACAGGGGCTCGGATAAGACGAATTGCTTGGACAATTTTCTTTTCATCAAGGGCTCCTAGGAATGTGCTTCCCATTCTCGCAGTTATATGGGTTAAAATTAAATGATCATGCCGTGCCGCCTCATTATTCTCGGGATTGTTGGATAAGGAATTGGGAGGAATTCCAATAGGAGCCACCAAATTAGGAAGAAACTTTGCAACTTTTGTGGCAAGAAATTTTTTCCAAACGGGTATATTTTGCTTAACCCCATAACATGGCGAACTTAAAAAAAGCGGTGGACAAGAGTCTGCCAAATGCGCTGCTGCATAAGTTGCAAGTAATGAGCCAAAACTGTGGCCAAACAAACCAAAAAAAGAATTCTTTTGTTTTGTTAAACCAAGAATTTCCTTAACATGATTTGTCATAAATATCACGTCTAAAACCATCGCATGTAAATTTTCAGCATCCCCACGTGTTGGTCCCGATTTACCATGCCCTCGGATATCAAAAATTGCAAAGGCAAGATTTTTCGAGCAGACAGCTCTTGCGACATGCGCATATCGTCCACTGTGTTCACCAAAACCATGAACGGCAAGAACGACTCCATCTAGTTTTGACTCCCTCTGTTCTTTTTTTGCAGGAGTGTAGACACGAAAAAAGAGTTCATTTCCATCGAAACTTTTTATATTTTCTGCACGTTCTTGAAACATAATCAAAACTCCCTGCTTCAAAATTTCCTATAGTTAATTAGATAGCTGCAATGTTTTCATACGACTTTCACACTAAAACAAATTAACCTGCAAGAAGAAATGGAAATATTTTGATTCCTATAAAGGAGGCAGCTTATGCTTCGCAGTTTAAACACAGCAGCGACAGGTATGGACTCTCAACAAAGATTGATTGACACACTTTCCAACAATATGGCCAACGTCAATACAATTGGATTTAAGGGGAGTAAAGCGTATTTCCATGATCTGCTCTATCAAAATATTCGCGCTCCGGGACTGCAAACAACGACAGGAACAATCGCACCAAGTGGTATTCAAATCGGGAATGGTTCAAAACTTGTCTCGGTTGAAAAGTCCTTCGATGAAGGCGCAATAAAAATCACAAACAAAGACACAGACATGGCTATAATGGGCAAAGGATTTTTTAGGATTCAACTGCCCGATGGCAACATAGCATATACACGTGATGGAACCTTTCGGCGCAGTGCAGATGGAAGAATTGTTACATCGGAAGGATTGCCATTGTTACCAGAAATCGTTGTACCAGCAAATACATTGCATTTAGGCATAACACTTGACGGAGTCGTTTCAGCTAAAGTCAGTGGAGAATATGAGCCTCGCAATTTAGGCCAAATTCAATTGGCAAATTTCATAAATCCTGCAGGTTTAAACTCTATGGGCCGTAACCTTTACACAGCCACTCCTGCATCTGGTGAAGCATTAGTTTCAATACCAGGTGAAAATGGTGTGGGTACAATTGATCAAGGCGAACTTGAAACGAGTAACGTCAATATCGTAGAAGAAATGGTGCAATTGATTGTTGGACAACGTGCTTATGAATTGAATAGTAAAGTCATAAAAACGGGCGATGAAATGTTAG from Fluviispira vulneris harbors:
- a CDS encoding 4-hydroxy-tetrahydrodipicolinate reductase, producing MYIGLIGATGRLGTLTAEILDQEKASYVKISRNMLATVENFRSLLSDLPTDMLLLDLSLPAGTLNLCNIINILDTKSLEKLCALVIGTTGHNVIEKEAIQKCSTKLPICMVSNFSKGIFLFEQLLKAKTTSGLNVSELARRLGFDLSIHEIHHTQKKDAPSGTAITLADASSVNHERISSSRVGKVVGEHSLILSHNSESLQITHTAHSRRLFAEGAIELCKNIYKNRPKPGLLRTEDFFI
- a CDS encoding response regulator; amino-acid sequence: MNDNLSENEILRAFVTNSKQKIQELNGVATILMKEGPKPEFFDAIYRASSAIKNFAATCNQNQIVYYIVSVIDVQFNQLRLERKEITETVKHEIKENIQTLKDMILKLSNDTSTKETDDDSYTDISENHLGMYVAIGQLSVWSFHDMMNAFAKIHGYTELLDDIVQHIPKTFSQVHSELHVVKEKLISNTEYMTGIVNRIRSLRGKTKLIMKEHNIRSIVQKIQDLTQQPRKTLQWSTLQIPSVNVQVDYIIFEQMWVHLWRLLTEWQIPGKSVQSLCLGKIEKNKFPGNPKFKNQLNLYIWLESNDISKVNPEEIKYNDKTEHSDIANIFLYTAKTAERIQCEVLYGKTSDGVPIFRVSLSCDDILHAVSETTGNAVPQPLHATEENKNLVPLKYVLIVDDEKDLRSILSLKISKLGYGVCAASTIQEARELTKQKDIKLILSDLYLNNESGIELMKEFKQSFPSTPFIFITGADADDIPNSIMEIMTKYSSGFLAKPISNQTLKDMLDKNLPLI
- a CDS encoding DUF6588 family protein; its protein translation is MFFKKKSPQRKSISILSLSFSLFMTQEIYATSLDYQFTAQPSQSDYDNIVRPIVNSTRFQFMSFPGASAGRIIPLSISVGAGATYFDVSSSTKTSLSNYTNGSANFPTSIVYPRIIAQLGIPFGLDVALNYAQIPNSNIELSGVALQYAFKPKLLPLSFALRAGYTQIANYAPFTASSTNAELLIGLAVPFLKPYLGAGANWSNASTNADFTSNGVTVHVSQSSAWTEFYGMGGLHVSLIPFIGIDFNAQISSSQTIYNAKLSLDI
- a CDS encoding SpoIIE family protein phosphatase; the encoded protein is MRLTAKILSWILGSTLVVMLTFASLAIYMLEKNLRAEALNSHKLIYTLFVPSVTRYLWEFDISGIRETLSNIIENNYAYKIYIFDSDSSLVTYLGKDPKSEKISNNYDKNKENEIKEIITPEKKKKLENKLLKSEESFLYQDNLPNETSRIIGSMIHRKKANAEPTVIGYFVLDYSTSNIANAIRAMIRNVVFLALAITVMIVFSIGLLLRKTLINSILRLSQASLNISRGKFIKIPERLGSRDEMKDLVKNFNIMSSQIEENQDNLKNLAEEGMKVSSTFSIEDLGKQLSESLEKIAKRKLNTEFYVIHYLLQFTSTEGFHEILKADETGEDNFLALDNIEDEPLGRKRFYIKDNGTGEVSAIIQIDDIRQIYQFSYNAAESVYSAIRALQISVSNALDNIRFIKEQKEQQRLIGEQETARLVQNNLMPKSDFRVIGDFELANHFEAADKCAGDWWNYYTLTNDRLLLLLGDVTGHGTASALLTAVVKGYCDSIHTQPFITTKAILSQLDAVVRNSGDGNKVMTMFAAVLDPINKTIEFSNAAHNFPITIKKKQGKNTLSKLIAQGKPLGFDMTPTAELSSQNYEQRNVVLENGDALIIYSDGLIEALNNSGEEFSEKRLKMIILNKAESSVTEIKNEIIKEFRDFTFPNKLMDDVTFIVCRFKKIEDA
- the abc-f gene encoding ribosomal protection-like ABC-F family protein, with product MIRIENLTKGYAAKTLFQNTTYHFPEAERVALVGPNGAGKSTLLNIICGIDEADSGQILKPAKVNLGYLPQEPNAHPKATLLEECVNGAIKLRELKKQLDHILEQMEENYSEEVHKKYEKIENDFREAGGYALEARAKGILLGLGFQDFLFSKNPKELSGGWRMRLELARVFLNDPDFLVLDEPTNHLDLPSLIWVEKFLQSFQGTLLFVSHDRALLNRLSTVTLHLNNGKLTPYKGNFDSFLEQREHRLELEAAQADRLKKRMEEVQRFVDRFKAKASKAKQAQSRVKMLARMKELEGTFDLDNAADEISFSLPKTIASGKEVLTIEKLSIGYDKVLSKDIHLKVTRGQKIAIIGPNGIGKSTLLKTISENIRPYDGSFELGHNVSLAFFAQDQLDVLDEKLTILENVMRSSAHVSERRARSLLGSFLFRRDDVFKPVKVLSGGEKSRVGLACLLLQEANFLLLDEPTNHLDMSSAEILAQAIDDYEGTVLFVSHDRNFIDSICTHVFAMTNDGRFALFEGKLEDYERLAPLSGFPDILSPDKSLEVAKISDEYTKPIQANSSDNSREQQQEYKKEKLKLEKIKEKIDADILEISGKIKNISNEMESVDHNDYKRLTDLNKQHENLKSLLIKSEEEWIEIEERLSCLPK
- a CDS encoding alpha/beta fold hydrolase, giving the protein MFQERAENIKSFDGNELFFRVYTPAKKEQRESKLDGVVLAVHGFGEHSGRYAHVARAVCSKNLAFAIFDIRGHGKSGPTRGDAENLHAMVLDVIFMTNHVKEILGLTKQKNSFFGLFGHSFGSLLATYAAAHLADSCPPLFLSSPCYGVKQNIPVWKKFLATKVAKFLPNLVAPIGIPPNSLSNNPENNEAARHDHLILTHITARMGSTFLGALDEKKIVQAIRLIRAPVTVIAASDDKLVKIEVTKKCVPYFSHNDSSFKVIEGAGHEIFNETEQCRSQAISDLLKWIEKSG
- the flgG gene encoding flagellar basal-body rod protein FlgG, giving the protein MLRSLNTAATGMDSQQRLIDTLSNNMANVNTIGFKGSKAYFHDLLYQNIRAPGLQTTTGTIAPSGIQIGNGSKLVSVEKSFDEGAIKITNKDTDMAIMGKGFFRIQLPDGNIAYTRDGTFRRSADGRIVTSEGLPLLPEIVVPANTLHLGITLDGVVSAKVSGEYEPRNLGQIQLANFINPAGLNSMGRNLYTATPASGEALVSIPGENGVGTIDQGELETSNVNIVEEMVQLIVGQRAYELNSKVIKTGDEMLASTNQMK